A genome region from Crossiella equi includes the following:
- the egtD gene encoding L-histidine N(alpha)-methyltransferase — protein sequence MTLPDLDIHLTEGDAAAALRADVLTGLTAHPKSLPPKWFYDARGSELFELITELPEYYPTNAEREVLTAVAAEIAATTGAEAMVELGSGSSAKTRLLLDALRGAGTLRRFVPLDVSAAALTQATAALTADYPGLDVRGVVGDFTRHLATLPEGGRRLVVFLGGTIGNLLPAERAEFFAQVRSVLAPGEWLLLGTDLVKDRDTLVRAYDDSRGVTAEFNRNVLHVLNRELDADFEVESFEHVAVWDEDWEWIEMRLRATKAMSVRVAALDLEVKFDAGEELRTEVSAKFRQSGVRRELAAAGFDLRRWWTDPAGRFGVSLARAAE from the coding sequence ATGACCCTGCCCGATCTGGACATCCACCTGACCGAAGGCGACGCGGCCGCCGCGCTGCGCGCCGACGTGCTCACCGGACTCACGGCACACCCGAAGTCGTTGCCACCCAAGTGGTTCTACGACGCGCGCGGCAGCGAGCTGTTCGAGCTGATCACCGAGCTGCCCGAGTACTACCCGACCAACGCCGAACGCGAGGTGCTCACCGCCGTTGCGGCCGAGATCGCCGCCACCACCGGAGCCGAGGCCATGGTGGAGCTGGGTTCCGGCTCCTCGGCCAAGACCCGGCTGCTGCTGGACGCCCTGCGCGGCGCGGGCACGCTGCGCCGGTTCGTGCCCCTGGACGTCTCCGCGGCCGCGCTCACCCAGGCCACCGCCGCGCTGACCGCCGACTACCCGGGCCTGGACGTGCGGGGTGTGGTCGGCGACTTCACCCGGCACCTGGCCACGCTGCCCGAGGGCGGACGGCGGCTGGTCGTGTTCCTGGGTGGCACCATCGGCAACCTGCTGCCCGCCGAACGCGCCGAGTTCTTCGCCCAGGTCCGCTCGGTGCTGGCGCCGGGGGAGTGGCTGCTGCTGGGCACCGACCTGGTCAAGGACCGGGACACGCTGGTGCGCGCCTACGACGACAGCCGGGGGGTGACCGCGGAGTTCAACCGGAACGTGCTGCACGTGCTCAACCGCGAGCTGGACGCCGACTTCGAGGTCGAGTCCTTCGAGCACGTGGCGGTGTGGGACGAGGACTGGGAGTGGATCGAGATGCGCCTGCGCGCCACCAAGGCGATGAGCGTGCGGGTGGCCGCGCTGGACCTGGAGGTCAAGTTCGACGCGGGGGAGGAGCTGCGCACCGAGGTCTCGGCCAAGTTCCGCCAGTCGGGCGTGCGCCGGGAGCTGGCCGCGGCGGGCTTCGACCTGCGCCGCTGGTGGACCGACCCGGCCGGGCGGTTCGGGGTGTCCCTGGCGCGTGCCGCGGAGTAG